The following proteins are encoded in a genomic region of Arachis stenosperma cultivar V10309 chromosome 4, arast.V10309.gnm1.PFL2, whole genome shotgun sequence:
- the LOC130973633 gene encoding uncharacterized protein LOC130973633: MRNLSPSHSPSEIEMEIPLPTEPFRLERAVCSHGLFMMAPNHWDPLSNTLTRPLRLDSSANVVVSLSQHSDRPGFLNVRVRGINSLSSQQELHLKDQVVRMLRLSEAENKAVREFTKLHSDDRNGSFCGRVFRSPTLFEDMVKCILLCNCQWPRTLSMAQALCEIQFELQNGSSCPGADSGNPKVETEDFVPKTPTTKESRRSRKKGRKSGVSAKEEMLPRKRLDFRVDGSLQTDHVLMKDIDDNGSHGCKSCEVTKELSLDDSCRPKEIFNHIGNFPSPSELAHLDELFLAKRCKLGYRARRIIKLAQAIVEGKIQLGQLEELSKDASLSSYEELDEWLKQIEGFGPFTRANVLMCMGYYHVVPTDSETIRHLNQVHSRNSTLKTIQTDVEKIYGKYEPYQFLAYWSEIWDFYEKRFGKMNEMLPSDYKLITASNMRGHGEGTRRKRNRPS; the protein is encoded by the exons ATGCGGAATCTCTCACCTTCTCATTCTCCCTCTGAGATCGAAATGGAAATTCCACTGCCAACAGAGCCGTTCCGATTGGAGAGAGCAGTATGCAGCCATGGCCTCTTCATGATGGCACCTAACCACTGGGACCCACTCTCCAACACTCTCACCCGCCCCCTCCGTCTTGATTCCTCCGCAAACGTCGTCGTTTCGCTTTCTCAGCACTCTGATCGCCCCGGTTTCCTCAATGTTAGAGTTCGGGGCATCAACTCCCTCTCTTCTCAGCAAGAACTCCACTTGAAG GATCAGGTGGTGAGGATGCTGCGTTTGTCCGAGGCGGAAAACAAGGCCGTGAGAGAGTTCACCAAGCTGCACTCTGATGACCGGAATGGAAGCTTTTGCGGGAGGGTCTTTAGGTCTCCCACGCTATTTGAGGATATGGTCAAGTGTATCCTTCTCTGCAACTGTCA GTGGCCAAGGACCTTGAGCATGGCTCAAGCGCTTTGTGAGATTCAGTTTGAACTGCAAAATGGATCATCCTGTCCAGGTGCAGATTCAGGAAATCCAAAAGTTGAGACTGAAGACTTTGTTCCAAAAACACCGACTACAAAAGAATCCAGGAGATCCAGAAAAAAGGGCAGGAAGTCTGGTGTTTCCGCAAAAGAAGAAATGCTTCCTAGGAAGAGATTAGATTTTAGAGTAGATGGGAGTTTGCAAACAGATCATGTGCTTATGAAAGATATAGATGACAACGGTTCTCATGGTTGCAAATCTTGTGAAGTGAcgaaggagctaagtttggatGATTCATGCCGTCCGAAAGAGATTTTTAATCATATTGGAAATTTTCCTTCCCCTAGTGAGTTAGCGCACCTTGATGAGCTGTTTTTGGCAAAGCGGTGCAAACTCGGGTATAGAGCACGTCGCATAATAAAACTAGCTCAAGCTATTGTTGAAGGCAAAATTCAATTAGGACAGCTTGAAGAACTTTCCAAAGATGCAAGCTTATCCAGCTATGAGGAGCTGGATGAATGGCTAAAGCAAATTGAGGGATTCGGCCCTTTTACTCGAGCAAATGTACTTATGTGCATGGGATATTACCATGTCGTTCCAACGGATTCTGAAACTATTAGACACTTAAACCAG GTTCATTCAAGAAATTCAACCTTGAAAACAATTCAAACAGATGTTGAAAAAATTTATGGAAAGTATGAGCCCTATCAGTTCCTGGCATACTG GTCCGAAATATGGGACTTTTATGAAAAAAGATTTGGCAAGATGAATGAAATGCTTCCTTCTGACTATAAACTTATAACAGCTAGTAATATGAGAGGCCATGGGGAAGGTACAAGAAGGAAGAGAAACAGACCCTCCTGA
- the LOC130974235 gene encoding leucine-rich repeat receptor protein kinase HPCA1-like: MDERILMFLLLIFSSLLVVTARTANRDYQTLLALKNEWQNTPPDWERSNDPCGDGWIGIGCINGAVTSITLSSMHLTGQLSSEIGGLSELRILDLSYNKNLTGPLPEAIGNLRKLTNLILTGCGFSGTIPDTIGNMQRLAFLSLNSNNFNGQIPSAIGNLTNLYWLDLAENQLGGSIPISNGTSLGLDMLHNTKHFHFGVNQLSGNIPPQLFSSDMSLIHVLFERNELIGNIPSTLGLVQNLEVVRLDGNYLSGPVPPNVSNLTNVRDLLLSNNRLSGPLPNLTGMNSLNFLDVSNNSFDPSEFPLWLTNLPSLTTVNMENINLHGNIPVSFFSLSQLQTVNLKDNQLNGTLDIGTTISKQLEIIDLQTNFIAKFNPEINVSNVEIILVDNPVCGGGSSQDYCSIPQQNNMYTTPQNNCVPVTCSTDQKESPNCKCAYPYTGTLTFRAPTFSDLQNKSVFASLESSMMRSFHRYNLPVDTVSVSNPRKEALYLDLTLEVFPSGIDRFNRTGIINIGFVLSNQTYKPPPTFGPFYFIADDYENYMDDSVFINSEGSNKSSKTGIIAGVAGGVVLVILLIIASVYALHQKNKAKRATEKNNPFAKWDADESNNSIPQLKGARRFTFEEIQSYTKNFSQVNSIGSGGYGKVYRGTLPNGHLIAVKRAQKESMQGGLEFKTEIELLSRVHHKNLVSLIGFCFEQGEQMLIYEYVPNGTLKDTLSGKTGIRLDWIRRLKITLGAARGMDYLHEHANPPIIHRDIKSTNILLDERLNAKVSDFGLSKPLRDGEKGYVTTQVKGTMGYLDPEYYMTQQLTEKSDVYSFGVLMLEVITARRPIERGRYIVKVVKNALDKDKEFYGLKEVLDPSIDLGTTPQGFDKFVDLAMQCVDESSSSRPSMNFVVKEIENMLQLAGSNPNAESASTSSSHEVSKGSSQHPYNNEFFDSSVVIPRP, encoded by the exons ATGGATGAAAGAATTCTAATGTTCCTACTACTCATTTTCAGTTCTTTGTTAGTTGTCACAGCAAGAACAGCGAATCGAGATT ACCAAACTCTGCTGGCTCTAAAGAATGAGTGGCAGAACACACCACCGGATTGGGAACGCTCGAATGATCCTTGTGGCGATGGTTGGATTGGCATTGGGTGCATCAACGGAGCCGTTACCTCCAT AACACTGTCAAGCATGCATTTGACCGGCCAGCTTTCATCAGAAATAGGAGGACTATCTGAATTGCGGATTCT GGATCTGTCCTACAATAAGAATTTAACAGGACCGCTTCCGGAAGCAATTGGAAACTTGAGAAAGCTGACAAACTT AATTCTTACTGGCTGTGGTTTCAGTGGTACTATACCGGATACAATTGGAAATATGCAACGCCTTGCATTCTT GTctttaaattcaaataactTCAACGGGCAAATTCCATCCGCTATTGGTAATCTCACAAATCTATATTGGCTGGACTTGGCTGAAAACCAGCTTGGAGGGTCTATCCCAATATCAAATGGAACTTCTCTTGGTCTGGATATGCTACACAATACAAAGCACTT TCATTTTGGGGTTAACCAACTTTCAGGCAATATTCCTCCTCAGCTTTTTAGTTCAGACATGTCTCTGATACATGT GCTTTTTGAAAGGAACGAACTTATTGGCAATATTCCATCTACACTTGGACTAGTCCAGAATCTTGAGGTGGT GCGCCTTGATGGTAATTATCTAAGTGGACCTGTGCCTCCAAACGTTAGCAACCTTACAAATGTTAGGGATTT GCTTCTCTCCAACAATCGCCTATCTGGTCCTCTTCCCAACCTTACTGGAATGAACAGCCTCAACTTCCT GGACGTGAGCAATAATAGTTTTGATCCATCAGAGTTTCCACTATGGTTAACAAATCTACCATCTTTGACAACCGT AAACATGGAGAATATAAACCTTCATGGGAATATTCCTGTTTCATTTTTCAGTTTGAGCCAGTTACAGACAGT GAATTTGAAAGACAACCAGCTAAATGGAACATTAGATATTGGTACTACCATCAGCAAACAACTGGAAATCATTGATTTGCAGACCAATTTTATTGCTAAGTTTAATCCAGAAATTAATGTATCCAATGTGGAAATAAT ACTCGTCGATAATCCGGTTTGTGGAGGAGGATCTTCACAGGATTATTGTTCAATTCCACAACAAAACAACATGTATACAACACCACAGAACAATTGTGTGCCTGTCACCTGCAGCACAGATCAGAAAGAAAGCCCTAACTGCAAATGTGCATATCCATATACCGGAACTTTAACTTTCAGGGCACCAACCTTCTCTGACTTGCAAAACAAGTCAGTCTTTGCATCTTTGGAGTCGTCTATGATGCGGTCTTTTCATCGATATAATCTACCTGTGGACACAGTTTCTGTGAGCAATCCAAGAAAGGAAGCATTATACCTTGATTTGACTCTAGAAGTGTTTCCATCCGGCATAGATCGTTTCAACCGAACGGGTATTATCAATATAGGCTTTGTGCTTAGCAACCAGACATATAAGCCTCCTCCCACTTTTGGaccattttattttattgctgATGATTATGAAAACTATATGGATGACTCAG TATTCATCAACTCTGAAGGATCCAATAAATCTTCAAAAACTGGCATAATAGCTGGAGTTGCTGGTGGTGTTGTCCTGGTGATATTATTAATCATTGCAAGTGTTTATGCCTTGCACCAAAAGAATAAGGCGAAAAGAGCAACAGAGAAAAACAATCCTTTTG CAAAATGGGATGCAGATGAGAGCAATAATAGTATCCCACAGCTGAAAGGAGCAAGGCGCTTCACTTTTGAAGAAATTCAGAGCTACACCAAAAACTTCTCACAAGTCAACAGTATTGGATCTGGAGGATACGGGAAG GTTTACCGAGGAACTCTTCCAAACGGGCACCTTATTGCTGTTAAAAGAGCTCAGAAAGAATCAATGCAGGGAGGGCTGGAGTTCAAGACTGAGATTGAACTTCTATCAAGGGTCCACCATAAGAATCTTGTTAGCCTTATAGGTTTCTGCTTTGAGCAAGGAGAGCAAATGCTCATTTATGAATATGTTCCCAATGGCACTTTGAAGGATACTCTTTCAG GTAAAACAGGAATAAGATTGGACTGGATTAGAAGGCTGAAAATAAcacttggtgctgccagggggaTGGATTATCTCCATGAACATGCCAATCCTCCCATCATACATAGGGACATCAAATCCACAAACATATTATTGGATGAACGTTTGAATGCTAAAGTTTCTGATTTTGGACTCTCCAAACCATTGAGAGATGGTGAAAAAGGTTACGTTACCACTCAAGTCAAAGGAACAATG GGCTACTTGGACCCGGAGTACTATATGACtcagcaattgacagaaaagaGTGATGTGTATAGCTTCGGAGTACTAATGTTAGAGGTGATAACAGCAAGAAGGCCAATAGAACGAGGAAGATACATTGTGAAAGTGGTTAAGAATGCCCTAGACAAGGACAAAGAGTTCTATGGCCTTAAGGAAGTCCTTGATCCATCCATTGATTTGGGAACAACACCACAGGGTTTTGACAAGTTTGTTGATCTTGCAATGCAGTGTGTTGATGAGTCAAGTTCTAGCAGACCCTCAATGAACTTTGTGGTGAAAGAGATTGAGAACATGTTGCAGTTGGCTGGTTCCAACCCGAATGCAGAGTCTGCATCCACTTCATCTAGTCATGAAGTAAGCAAAGGGAGTTCTCAACATCCTTACAATAATGAGTTCTTTGATTCAAGTGTTGTGATTCCACGTCCTTAA